The Setaria viridis chromosome 6, Setaria_viridis_v4.0, whole genome shotgun sequence genome contains a region encoding:
- the LOC117860031 gene encoding cytochrome P450 99A2: protein MELSAATLIFLSLISLPILATLLSCNSAPSPKRRRPPGPRNLPLIGSLLHFLKSHPHVALRDLAKKHGPVMFLRIGQIDTVVISSPAAAQEVLREKDVNFASRPSLVVSEIFGYGNLDIFFSPYGPYWRTLRKLCTVELLSGKMVRQLAPVRDDETLSLVRKIQVAGNGGEPVNLARLLLSCSNSIVAKASFGQACSSELQEQFLSAVDVAFKIGGGFSIGDLFPSLWFIDVFTGLRRRVRRAHRQMDTFLEKIIAQSEAQRGDSLVGVLLRIRDEGELEFPIDTTNIKAILLDMFAGGTETVSTAAEWVMSDLMRNPEVMAKAQAEVRRVFDNKRPQDHEGKMDELHYTKMVIKESMRLNPVAPLLLPHLCQETCDISGFEVIKGTRVMVNTWAMARSPEYWHDPEKFKPERFEDDMIDYKGSRFEYLPFGTGRRKCPGDTFGLNVLELIVARLLYYIDWSLPGGMRPDELNTDILVGATVKRKNQLHLVASPYKVVPVKS from the exons ATGGAGCTAAGTGCAGCAACTCTTATCTTCCTCTCCCTCATCTCCCTGCCAATTTTGGCTACCTTGCTCAGCTGCAACTCCGCGCCAAGCCCCAAGAGGAGGCGGCCTCCAGGCCCAAGGAACCTCCCCTTGATTGGAAgcctcctccacttcctcaagTCACATCCGCATGTTGCTCTCCGGGACCTGGCCAAGAAGCATGGCCCCGTGATGTTCCTCCGGATCGGCCAGATCGACACTGTCGTGAtatcctcgccggcggcagcgcaggAGGTGCTCCGGGAAAAGGATGTCAACTTCGCGTCACGGCCGAGCCTTGTGGTCTCGGAGATCTTCGGCTATGGTAATCTCGATATTTTCTTTTCGCCCTACGGCCCGTATTGGCGGACTCTGCGCAAGCTCTGCACGGTGGAGCTCCTCAGTGGCAAAATGGTGCGGCAGCTCGCACCCGTCAGGGATGACGAGACCTTGTCCCTCGTTAGGAAGATCCAAGTTGCTGGCAATGGCGGTGAGCCTGTCAATCTCGCCAGGCTGCTCTTATCCTGCTCGAACTCGATCGTAGCAAAGGCATCATTCGGCCAGGCCTGCAGCAGCGAGCTCCAGGAGCAGTTCCTGTCGGCGGTTGATGTGGCGTTCAAGATCGGCGGAGGCTTCAGCATCGGGGACCTATTCCCATCGCTGTGGTTCATTGATGTCTTCACTGGGTTGAGGCGAAGGGTGCGGCGAGCACACAGGCAGATGGACACGTTCTTAGAAAAGATCATAGCTCAAAGTGAGGCACAGCGAGGTGATTCTCTTGTGGGAGTCCTCCTCCGGATAAGGGACGAGGGGGAGCTTGAATTCCCCATCGACACAACAAATATCAAGGCCATTTTACTG GATATGTTCGCTGGAGGGACGGAGACGGTGTCGACAGCTGCAGAGTGGGTCATGTCTGATCTCATGAGGAACCCGGAGGTAATGGCCAAGGCACAGGCCGAGGTGCGACGAGTATTCGACAACAAGCGCCCACAGGACCATGAGGGCAAGATGGATGAGCTACACTACACTAAGATGGTGATCAAGGAGAGCATGAGGCTGAACCCAGTGGCGCCTCTGCTCCTCCCCCATCTTTGTCAAGAGACATGCGACATTAGTGGGTTCGAGGTCATTAAGGGTACCAGGGTCATGGTCAATACTTGGGCTATGGCAAGGAGCCCTGAGTATTGGCATGACCCGGAGAAGTTCAAACCGGAAAGGTTTGAGGATGACATGATTGACTACAAAGGTTCTCGGTTTGAGTACTTGCCATTTGGGACCGGGAGGAGAAAGTGCCCCGGTGATACCTTTGGGCTGAATGTGCTGGAGCTTATTGTTGCACGCCTTCTCTACTACATCGACTGGAGCCTCCCAGGTGGAATGCGGCCTGATGAGCTTAACACGGACATACTTGTTGGTGCAACAGTCAAAAGAAAGAACCAGCTGCACTTGGTGGCGTCACCATACAAGGTTGTTCCCGTGAAAAGCTGA